The genomic stretch CACCAGGACGTGTATAAAACCTGGCCCACTTTACATTTTGAGACATCCCGAGTAATAATTCGATCAACAAGACCAGCGGCATCCGGGCCGGTGATTTCATATTTAAATAAAGAATTTACGTCTATCAGACCGGCTGAATTTCGAATAGCGTAATATTCATGATCATGCGTTGGCCCGTATTTTATAGCCGCCAGATAACCGGACCAATTTCGCCACTCATGACTTTTGCACAGCTCTGAAGTACGGGGATGGAATGGAGTTGGAATGGGCATTAAAATCTCAAAAGAAAAGTTCGAATTTAGAAGTAGGCAATATACATAAAATAAAATAATTAGCAAACTTTTTGAAAAACATTATATCGAATTTTGCTTGATTTTCGAAAAATAATTAACTACCCTAGTTGGTTCAAAAAAAGCAATTCCCCAAAGTTGCGAATTGGCTCGAAGGAGGGAAAGGCCCTCTTATCAGAACAGGGATGGTAAAACTTTGATTCTGATTGGGGAGAAAAATTTTCCATTCAGGGGATTCACTCCACACCAAAATCAATTGAATCGAACGCGACCATGGCTGGAAGTCGCGCTAAAAAAGCCATTCTACTCCTCATTGTCACTTCTTACAATATTTATCGCCAATATTAGTATTTGCTGATGACTCGTTAGAAACGCACTGCTATGAGGTTTAGACGGATGCACCGTCTATAAGCCGGGAGCTGTAATGCGAGCCGGGATTAAAAAATGATAACATGGCAGACACTTGGGAGCGGCTCCCCGACCATTATATATCTTGATTTTTACGCACAAAATTG from candidate division KSB1 bacterium encodes the following:
- a CDS encoding aminomethyl transferase family protein encodes the protein MPIPTPFHPRTSELCKSHEWRNWSGYLAAIKYGPTHDHEYYAIRNSAGLIDVNSLFKYEITGPDAAGLVDRIITRDVSKCKVGQVLYTSW